The Leguminivora glycinivorella isolate SPB_JAAS2020 chromosome 1, LegGlyc_1.1, whole genome shotgun sequence genome includes a region encoding these proteins:
- the LOC125227444 gene encoding uncharacterized protein LOC125227444, with translation MGKRKHPEEDYLERKIRSLERKRLKIRRRRRHRSYSPSTSSYTDNEYEYADQDIGEPDPLLEDSQYEESPLTNNTVYDLTDDEVGASTSGALPAAGGLRSVVIQNRSAAGPRAVDAPAPAPPPAPAAAAAPACAPAAATTTPAAPAPAPTSAATTTQVTGEQIGLQESTPIVTALDPGLLCLLGDEPVKEETFGPCIHDDISTRWSDILVNGMKDDIKNDILKRYEIPENLKLAQAPILNPEIKVACNDNVLKRDNILSDKQKLLSTIITGVANTLSNILTTDSTLDNNKQGIIKSLSDTGRLLCHLHFSETQSRRNFLVPSLNKEIKDNIKDLKRDSLLFGKELQESLKSIKAMTKTGAELRPTVTKPKWTPKHQQAGAGPSTSRALNWRGQPSSASRPPPRQSRQTPARTSYTRGGRRPPPPSRRASDRRAPPPRPHTRTSRR, from the exons ATGGGAAAACGCAAACATCCTGAGGAAGATTACTTGGAAAGAAAAATCCGAAGTCTCGAGAGGAAAAGATTGAAGATTCGTCGCAGGCGCCGTCATCGTAGTTATAGCCCTAGTACGTCCTCATATACAgataatgaatatgagtatgcggACCAAGATATCGGTGAGCCCGATCCCTTGCTAGAGGATTCGCAATATGAAG AATCCCCATTGACCAACAATACTGTATACGACTTAACCGATGATGAGGTCGGTGCTTCAACGTCGGGTGCGCTGCCTGCTGCTGGCGGGCTGCGATCGGTGGTCATACAGAATAGAAGCGCCGCCGGGCCCCGCGCGGTGGACGCGCCGGCCCCCGCGCCCCCTCCCgcacccgccgccgccgccgcgccggcgtgCGCGCCCGCGGCCGCGACCACCACGCCGGCTGCGCCCGCTCCCGCGCCTACATCCGCAGCTACCACCACACAGGTGACCGGTGAACAAATTGGTTTACAAGAATCTACGCCGATTGTGACCGCGCTTGATCCCGGTTTATTATGTTTGTTGGGCGATGAGCCCGTAAAAGAAGAAACATTTGGTCCTTGCATTCACGACGATATCTCGACGAGATGGTCCGACATTCTAGTTAATGGTATGAAGGACGATATTaagaatgatattttaaaacgttACGAAATaccagaaaatttaaaattagcgCAAGCTCCTATACTCAATCCCGAGATTAAGGTGGCGTGTAATGATAATGTTTTAAAACGGGATAATATTCTAAGTGACAAACAAAAGTTGCTCTCGACTATTATAACAGGAGTTGCCAATACATTGTCGAATATCTTGACAACAGATTCAACTTTAGACAACAACAAACAGGGGATCATAAAGTCACTGAGCGATACAGGTAGACTATTATGTCACTTACATTTTTCAGAGACTCAGAGCAGGCGTAATTTCTTGGTGCCTAGTTTAAATAAGGAGATCAAGGATAATATTAAGGACTTAAAGCGCGATAGTTTGCTTTTTGGTAAAGAATTACAAGAAAGTCTGAAGTCAATAAAAGCAATGACTAAAACCGGAGCAGAATTGAGACCGACTGTCACAAAGCCTAAATGGACGCCCAAGCACCAACAGGCAGGAGCAGGACCGTCGACATCGAGGGCTTTAAACTGGAGGGGGCAGCCGTCGTCGGCGTCGCGGCCGCCGCCTCGCCAGAGTCGCCAGACGCCAGCGAGGACGAGCTACACGCGTGGCGGGCGCAGACCGCCGCCGCCGTCCCGCCGCGCGAGCGACCGccgagcgccgccgccgcggccgcACACCCGGACCTCGCGCCGCTAG